The region ATATGCTGATCTCTTACAAATCAGAAATCCATATTTCCCATCAAGTACTCCGGCTTTAAAAATATACATCTTGAAAAATTTCCATACAGGTGAAAAAAACTTTTTTGCAAATGAACTTTTTATTCCTTTAGCAAAATAATCTTCTGCAAACAAATTTGCAAAATTTTCCAATTGAAATACATGATCAGATACGGTTCTGTAACTGTAATGATCTATATGGCCGTTTAATTTTAATGGTTTTGCATTTGGGTCAATAAGATCCACTACCTCATGCAATTTATTTTGATTCCAATGAGCATGGGCTTTGTGCCACAATCTTATTTTTAAATCAGGATACCATCCACAATGCCTGATCCACTGACCACAATAATACGTTTTACGGTTTAGTATATAACAACTTGCAAGCCCCTTTTGCTTTTCTCCAAGAATCGCCGCCACCAATTCCTCGTCAAGTATTTCATCCGCATCTACCGAAAGTATGTGATCAAATCGGCACAGCTTGACCGCGTCTTGCTTTTGAGATCCGTAATCTATAAATTTCTGTTGGTAAAATCTTACTCCTTTACTCCGGCAAATCTCAGGTGTCTTGTCCGTACTGAAGGAATCCAGGACAACAATTTCATCTGCCACTCTTAATAAAGCATTCAGACAGGATGAAATGATTTCTTCCTCATTAAAACAAATCACGACGGCAGAAAGAGGTGTTGAAGAAATCATTGGGTCAATTTATTTTAATCTTTAAAAATATAATACTAATATAATTATTTTAACATAGGTAAATCAATGTATATCCCAAAGGGCTATTTAATCAATCAATACAGATACAAAAAAAAATAAATTATTAAAAACACACATATCAAAAAAAAAAATCTAACATTTTTTGGTACAATTGAAACTTGAATGCTTGATTTTGTAGTAGACAAAGCTATATCTTTACCCCGTATTGAACACCAATCCTCAGCTCTAAAATAATTTTACCCAATGTTTCCGTCTTGTTCTCTTTAGAAAAAGACAATCGTTTTGTTATGCAAAAATATTTCATACCTCCTTACCTTTTTGGGCTGAGCTTGCTATTGACTTTAATGTTCAATCAGCATGTGATATCCCAACCACTTTCACCAAAAATACTTTCTGCACCGGATGTCAGCATCCGTTTACTTGATTGCACCTCTCCTCCGGTTATTCAGTGTCCGACAGATCTTACACTCTGCCCAGGTGCAACAGAGGATCCTGCAGCGACCGGTTGCGCCAAAGCCTTTCCACCAAGTAATCAATGTAATCCACCATTGGTTGCCTTTGTCGATAGAGTTATTTCTTCAGGACCTTGTCAGGGAGAAAAAACCATACAAAGAATTTGGACTGCAACAGATGTTGACAATCCTTCACTTCGAAGTTTTTGTATTCAATATTTAAGATTTGAAGATAAGTCCCCACCTGCCTTTATACATTGTCCAAAGGACACTTCAGTTCTTTCAAATGATAAATGTGTCGCTCTTTTCCAATGGAATCCACCGGCTGTTTTTGACAATTGTGGTTCCGTTTGTCTTACCAGTTCACACCCTGTTGGCTCCCTTTTCAAAGAAGGACCAACTGTAATCACCTACACTGCCAATGACGCCTGTGGAAACATCAGTACCTGTAGCTTTACAATTACGGTAATACCTCAGTGTTGCCTTCAAAATCCAATATTAACTTGTCCGGGAAATTTTACTGCTTGTCCTGATTCTCCAATTGATCCAGGTACAACTGGAAGAGCCATCGCCGAACCTGGAAGCCAGCATTGTGCCAGACCATTGTTGAGTTTTAGTGACGATACATTAAGTAGTGCCCTATGCTCATTAATCATAGCCAGAACCTGGACTGCATGGGATCCCAACAAGCCTGAGCTTCGCTCAAGCTGTGTTCAAAATATTGAACTTAAGGATGTATCACCACCTAACATTGTATGTCCTCAAAGCATTACTGTAAATTCTGAACCGGATTGTTTTGCTACCGTAAGTTGGAATAACCCTCAGACTTCAGATAACTGTACCATGGTTAGCTTAGTCAGCTCTCATGGTAATCGTGCCCGCTTCCCAATAGGAACAACTACGGTTTATTATACTGCAACAGACGGATGTGGAAATGTCTCCGGGTGTCAGTTTAACGTAACGGTTGAAGCTAATTGCTGCAACAAACCTCCCGTGATCACCTGTCCTGCTGATTTTTACAATTGTCCGCAAGGAATAGATCCTCTGGTAACAGGGAAGGCAACCGCTGCCCCAGGACAGGTAGGATGCCCACAACCGGTGGTAAGTTATAAGGATGATACCTTATACCATCAATCATGTTCATTAAGGGTCATCAGAACCTGGATCGCAACAGATCCCGTCCAGTCCAACCTGACTGCTTCTTGCGAACAAATCATCAATCTTAAAGATGATCAAGCTCCAAGTATAACCTGCCCGGCCAATATTACTGTTCAATCCGGACCCGATTGTACTGGATCTGCCTTCTGGAGTGACCCATCCACATCTGACAATTGTTCATCAGTAAGATTATCAGGGTCTCATGGAAATGGAACCAGCGGATTCCCAATTGGGGTAACCAACATTTATTATACCGCATTTGATGCCTGTGGCAATTCTGCAAACTGCAGCTTTACTGTTACTGTTGAGGCGAATTGCTGCAACAAACCTCCGGTGATCACCTGTCCTGCTGATTTTTACAATTGTCCTCAAGGAATAGATCCTCAGGTAACAGGGAAGGCCACCGCTGTCCCAGGACAGGCAGGGTGCCCACAACCAGTAATAAGCTACAAAGATGATACCTTATACCATCAATCATGCTCACTAAGGGTTATCAGAACCTGGATCGCAACAGATCCCGTCCAGTCCAACCTGACTGCTTCTTGCGAACAAATCATCAATCTTAAAGATGATCAGGCTCCAAGCATTACCTGCCCGGCCAATATTACTGTTCAATCCGGACCCGATTGTACTGGATCTGCCTTCTGGAGTGACCCATCCACATCTGACAATTGTTCATCAGTAAGATTATCAGGGTCTCATGGAAATGGAACCAGCGGATTCCCAATTGGGGTAACCAACATTTATTATACCGCATTTGACGCCTGTGGCAATTCTGCAAACTGCAGCTTTACTGTTACTGTTGAGGCGAATTGCTGCAACAAACCTCCCGTGATCACCTGTCCTGCTGATTTTTACAATTGTCCACAAGGAATAGATCCACAGGTGACAGGTCAGGCTACTGCTGTCCCAGGACTAGCAGGATGCCCGCAACCAGTAATTAGCTACAAAGATGATACCTTATACCATCAATCATGCTCACTAAGGGTCATCAGAACCTGGATCGCAACAGATCCCGTCCAACACAACTTGACTGCTTCATGTGAACAAATCATCAATCTTAAAGATGATCAGGCTCCAAGCATTACTTGCCCTGCCAATATTACTGTTCAATCCGGACCTGATTGTACAGGAACAGCCACCTGGAATGACCCTTCCACTTCTGACAATTGCTCAGCTGTAACACTTTCAGGCTCTCATGGCAATGGAAGCAGTGGCTTTCCTATTGGTGTAACCAATATCTTTTACACTGCATTTGACGCCTGTGGCAATTTTTCGAATTGCAGTTTTACGGTAACGGTTGAAGCGAATTGCTGCAACAAACCTCCGGTGATCAACTGTCCTGCTGATTTTTACAATTGTCCACAGGGAATAGATCCACAAGTAACAGGTCAAGCAACAGCAATTGCCGGAACTCCACAATGTCCTGATCCGATCCTTAGTTTTAAAGATGACACTGTATTTAATCAATCTTGTTCTCTAAGGGTCATCAGAACCTGGACTGCAATTGATCCAATACAAAGCAATTTGATAACAAGGTGCGAACAAATCATCAATCTTAAAGATGATCAGGCTCCAAGCATAAATTGCCCTGCCAATATTACTGTTCAATCCGGACCCGATTGCACAGGAACTGCCACTTGGAATGACCCTTCCACTTCTGATAATTGCTCTACTGTAACACTTTCAGGGTCACATGGCAATGGCAGCACTGGATTCCCAATTGGGACTACAACTATTTACTATACTGCATTTGATGCTTGTAACAATTCAAGCAATTGCAGTTTCACCGTTACAGTTGAACTTAACTGTTGCAATAAACCACCGGTACTTACCTGCCCAGCAGACTTTGAAAGTTGTCCAGGAAGCATCGAACCTTCCCGCACCGGACAGGCTTTTGCTCAAAAAGCACACCCTACCTGTGGGGATCCGATTATCAGCTTTAAAGATCAAATAGTATTTCAACAAGCATGTTCTTTAAGAATCATCAGAACCTGGTATGCAACCGATCCAGATAAATCTGAGTTAAAGGATTCATGCCAACAAAACATCGATTTGAAAGATGATCATTTACCGGCAATTTCGAATTGCCCAACTGATATTACGGTAGATCCAAACTACAATTGCGAAGCTTTCCCAACTTGGGTAATACCTACAGCATCTGATAATTGTGCATTGGTCAACTTCAATGGATCTCACCGTCCGGGAGAAATTATGCCTTCAGGTAAGACTACCGTCATATATACCGCAACAGACGCTTGTGGTCTTCTCTCAACCTGTTCCTTTGTGGTTACGGTTACCGAAAATTGTTGCAACAGACCACCCGTTATGATCTGTCCGGACAATTATGTAGCCTGCCCTGGAACGGCCACAGATACAAGTGTTACTGGGGTGCCTACCGTAACAGCAGGCAAATCGAGTTGCCTGAACCCGGTTGTTTCATATCATGACAATGTCATTTCAAGAGGTCCTTGCAATGGTGCGATTTTAATAGAACGTACCTGGAGGGCAGTTGATCCTAATTTGTCTAATTTGTTTGCAGAATGTACTCAACGTATTGAACTAAAGGATGATGTGCCACCAAGATTTACTTCTACCCCTTCAAACATAACAGTTGATGCTCAGGGAGATTGTGAAGTGCCTGTAAACTGGCTTGCCCCGGTTGCCACTGATAATTGTGGACTGGCTTCACTGACGAGTAATATCCCTTCAGGAAGTAATTTTAATGAAGGAACGACTTCGGTCACCTATACAGCAACCGACCTATGTGGCAACACCAGTTCAACTACTTTCACCATCACGGTGAAGGGCGCTGTAATAGGCATTAATTGTCCAAACGATACACTCGTTTTCAGAACCAATCCATACTTGAATGGAGCATATGTTAATTGGCCATTGCCACACGTAAATTATTGCAATCCTTGCCAAGGAAATATTAATGGATTTATCTACATGGGCGAATACAATGGAAGCAGATACTTCTGTTCAAAAGGACCAGAAAACTGGGAAACTGCCAAAATCATCTGCGATATAAACGGAGGAAAGCTGGCTGTTATAAATGACCATGATGAAAACCAATTTATAGCAAGCAAATTAGCAGGACAGACAGCCTGGATTGGCGGATCAGATGCACGATCTGAAGGTAGATTTGATTGGATTGACAACAGCCCTTTCATTTATTCCAACTGGCTGCCGGGACAACCGAATAATTTTGGACCAAACGAAGATTTTATCGAATTGGCTCCAGACGGTACCTGGAATGATCAAAACGGAGACGAATCAAGAGAGTTTGTACTTGAAATGCCTTGTTATGAACTAAAACAAATAAAAGGTCCTAAAAGAGGCGGACTTGTTAATTGTGGTACGAACACCATTAGCTATGTGGCCACTAAAGATGGACAATCTGATACCTGCAGTTTTGTCGTTCGGGTGAATTGTGATTCCCTCACCACGTATTGCAATAACAAAGCTCAATTCAGTAATTTGATGTGGATCAAAAAAGTAAAATTCGCAGACATAGACAATACCTCCGGTGATGACCACGGTTATAGATTTTTCAACAACCCATGTGGAAATCTAAGAGCAGGTGAAACCTATTCACTTTGTGTTACGCCGGGATACCTGACCAACAGTTACAATGTGTATTGGAAAATTTGGATTGATTACAATGCAGATGGTGTATTCCATAATATTACAGAATTGGTTACCTATGGCTATGGCAACACAACCATGTGTGCCAACTTAAAAATGCCGGGTGGTTTTGTTCGAGCCAACGTACGCATGCGTGTAGCGATGTCTTACGGAGCCTATCCTGCCGATCCTTGTTCGCCAATATTGTATGGAGAAATTGAAGACTACTGTTTCAACTTACTGCCCCCTACCAACTTTGGAGGTAGTACTCCAGAATCTCTTGAGATACAGTCAACCGAACTTAAATGTGCGGAGAATTGTGAATCTCAGAGTCCCGTTGAATTAGACCTCAGATCGGTAGAAAGCGAGCTTTTTGGAAACCAGGGTGAGTTTTTTATCATTCCAAATCCGGCCAACAGTGAAGTGATTCTGAAGACCATTGCAGACAAGGCAAAATCCATGGTCATTTTTGATGCTCAAGGCAAGAATGTTTGGAAAAAAATCCAACCAAGCACGGAAGCTGAGACCATCAACACCAGCACCTGGGCTGAAGGACTTTATCACATAACCGTTGAATTTAAAAATGGACATAAAACCAGTAAAAGGTTTGTCGTGCAACATTAAAATATAAAATTAGGTATGAAAAGGAATTAGCCTCCCATCAATTGACCGGGGAGGCTTTTTCTTTTTAGCCAAATCCCTCAATTATAAAATCTGGTGCTTAACTTTAAGCCGCAGATTGCGGGTTTGGCTGCAAATTTTACTTTTTAATTTAATTGAATGAATCTCATGAAGTCTACTTCCCTTTCAGTTTTAATTTTACTAGGTTGGTTTGGTTTTTACAAATCCTTTTCCCAGAACACTTCCATCATTCAAAAACAAATTGAAGCAACTGTCAGCCTGGGAAAACCAGTCACCAAAATTAACTTGGTTCAGAAAAATTCTTTAAGATTCTCTACCTCTCCGGCCGGTCTAAAAAATTCGGCAAATGCAAGTATTTTCCGACCAGATGAAACGAAGTTGGCTATATGTTTGCGCACCAAACCTGCTCTACTTAACCTGGATATTACCTTACCAAACGGCGTCGCTACCGAACTGGTATTACAATCACAAAAACTGTATTCCAAAGATTCAAGAATCCTTAGTTCTGAAGATCCCGTTGGAATTCCTCTAAACATTGGACAGCATTTTAGTGGTTACATTCCCGGAAGGCCGGGCTCAATAGTTGCCCTGAGTATTTTTGAAAATGAAATTGCAGGTGTTATTTCAACCCCACAGGATGGCAACATCATTATAGGAAAATTGGACTCTCCTAATATAACAGAATCCACTTCCAACGAACATGTAATTTATTATGAAAATGATTTAGTAAAAAATTCAGGATTTCAATGTGGAATAACTGAAAACCATGAACTGTTCCAAAATCTTCGGGAGCAAACAGTAAGTCCGCAAGAAATATTTGCAAATAAATGCAGAACTGTAAAAGTTTTTTTGGAATGTGATTACAGAATGTATCAGGACAGGAACCTGCAAAAAAATCAGGTAGTTAGTTATGTGACCAGTGTTTTTAATGTGGTTAAAACTTTATATGCCAATGAATCTGTAAAAATAGAAATTTCAGACATCATGGTTTGGACTACACAAGACCCGTTTCCAAAAACCACTTTGCAAAATATCATTTATGGGTATGCAGATTATCGCAAGAACAATTTCAATGGAGATCTCGCACAACTGGTGAGTACTTTTCCAACTCAGGGAGGGATCGCATTTGTGAATGGTTTGTGTACTCCCTACAATGGACAAATAGGTCCACACTCATATGCTTACATTTACAATACTTTCAATACGCTGCCGACGTATTCCTGGACCGTGGAAGTAATGGCCCACGAACTGGGACACAACTTTGGAAGCTGGCATACTCACTCGTGTGTTTGGGGACCTCAGAAAAATACACAGATAGATAATTGTCAACCTCCTGATGTGGGTAGCTGTAATCCCGGGCCTACTCCAAATGGGGGTGGTACCATCATGAGTTACTGTCATTTGACGGGTGTGGGAATAAATTTTTCAAAAGGATTTGGGCAAGAACCCGGCGATGTTCTCAGGAATGCGGTTAATACGAAGACCTGTCTGACAGCCGTCTTTACACCAACTCAAAAATTAAATCTCCAGGGACCCTATTTTGAAGGAGACAATTTAAAAATTCAAGCCAAGCCTGTTAAAGCAAATTATACCTACGATTGGTTCCATTATGATTATAAATTACCCGGAAAGAATGATACATTTCTGGACATCAAATATTCCGGAATTTATAAAGCGGCGGTATCAGATAATTGCACAGAATACGCAGACCCAGATACTGTGAAAATTGGAGAATTTCAAGTCAACCTGGGTTGTCCAGTATTGAAAGGAAAAACAGATTCCATCATGAGTCAAATAGTGGTGGACGTTGACAATTTTGCTAAATCAGATACCCTTATTTTTCCTCCGGGCTTATTTGCCAACATTCCAACTAAGGCACTAGATGTATTGGTTGAATTGCAGACCCGCATAGCTCCTAAAAATCAGTCATGGGTGCGCAGTGTGCTTACTTCTTACCAGTCACCCACAACGGTTGGTATTGTAACAAATGATTACAGACCCGGTGAAAACACTACTGCATTTCCAAATAATCCAAAATCATTTTCGAAAATTATGGGTCGATTTGATCCTACCGGGACCTGGATATTTACTCACCGCGATGATCGAAATGACAATGGTGTTGATGCTCAAGTTACCATCAGTTTGGTGGTCAAATGGAGAATGCCTGATACTGTTTTGAACTGCACCTTACCCATCTGTGAAGGAAGTAACAAAACATTGGATCCGGTTATCCCGGGTGCCACTTACAAATGGTCTACCGGTGAAACTTCTAAAACAATCCAGGTGCAAACCCCGGGAATTTATGCAGTCACTGTAACTAAAGGAAATAAATCTTCCAGTCATCAGGTAACGCTGGTCAATAAATCTACGCAGTTTTCTCAGTCAATTAACAAATGTGAAGGAGAAATACTAAAAGTGGGAAATTCAATTTACAACAAAAGTGGCAGTTATCTGGATTCGCTCATTGCACAAGATGGATGCGACAGTATCCTTATCACAGAACTAAATGTCTGGCCTCAGAAAACAACAAATGACAGCGTCCAAATTTGTTACGGCGGTGTATATGCCGGAAAAATATTTTACCGCGATACTTTATTGAACTACCGAGCATTTGATGTCAACGGTTGCGACAGTATACATTTAATAAAAATCAAACTAAGTCCTGAAATTAAAATCAATTTTACTGTGACTCCATTGTGCGAAAATGAGGGTGGAAGCATAGAAGTTTTTACGAGCGGAGGTAGTGGAAATTTTAATTACTTATGGACAAACCAGCAATCAACTTCAAAAATCGAAAATCTTCCTTCGGGGAACTATGAGTGTTTTGTTACAGATCAACAAGGTTGCTCCAAAAAAGATTCTGTTTCATTAAAGAACTATGATTCTGTTTCTGTTTCAGTGGTGGTGAAGGATGTAAAATGCTTTGGAGAAAGCAATGGCAGTATTGAACTGCAGTTGTTGTCAGGAACGGAACCAATCAACTATTTATGGAGTAACAATCAGACTACTCCCTTCATTGACAATCTAGTTTCTGGTAATTATACCTTGTATTTAAGAGATCAAAATGGATGTCGCCTGGAACAAACTATTAAAGTGGGAAGTCCTGATCTTTTATTAGCTGACTTGATTCTTAAACCCAGTTCCGGGAACAATGGAAGTGCAAAATTAAATATAACCGGTGGTAAGCCTCCTTACACTTTCTTGTGGAGCACAGGAGAAACAACAGAGCAAATCTCCATGCTTGCTCCCGGTTCCTACTCCATTTTAATAACTGATTCGAATGGATGCAACCGGACAGAAAGTTTTGTAATAGTCAGTTCAGTAAGTACCATTAATCCAGGTTCAGACGATATTTTCGTGAGTTTTAATTCTACACAGGACCTGCTACTGGTCACATCTAAAATTTCCAATCTAAACCAGATAGAACTTTTTGATCTCAGCGGAAAATCAATCGGTCATTCTTTCCTTACTTCTGCTAAGGAAGGAGTGTTAAATCTAAGAAATGTTTTACCGGGGATCTTTTTAGTTAAGGTGACTTTAGAGAACAATGAAATGATTTACTTCAGAAAGATTAAAACAAAATAACCAAGTCCCAATTTTTAAAAACTATTTGGGAGGGTGCTTAAGATTGAATGGAACAGATTTTTTTTCTGAAAAAGAACAGATCTCGAATGAGTCCTGAGTTAAGTACCCATCATTAAGATTGAGCATAGATTCATGCATAATAAATTTTCCAATGCTTGTTATGAAGTACATAAAAAGTATTATTTCAGTTAAAAGCCTGATTTAATAAAATTGTATTCTCGTTTAAGTCTGAGTTTAAATTCTATTTCCCAAAGTTAAGCACCTACATTTCATAACAGGAGTTCCCTTTGACATGGCAAAAGAATTTAAATACTCCGAAGAGCTTACTAAAACTTTTGTCTTAAAAGAAACGAGTGTTTCAATTGTAAATTAAAATGGAAAGAATTAACGTGGCCTTCAATATTGAATTGAGTGATCCAATTTACGACCTTAAGTTGAGGAGTACTGTTTATGAATGCTTTTTATCAATGGTGTTCAAGTTGGGACAAAAAAAATCCCCGGACTGAAGTCAATCCGGGGAAACTCTTAATCAAAACCTATTTATTATCTGATAGCGTTTACACCTTTTCCGATTTCTACGCCTTGTTTCTCTCCGGCCTCCAAACTAAATCTATAGTGGATACCGCCGTAAAGATTTGAAGTAGAAATTTCTTCTTCCATGTGTGAAAATGATTTGAATGATCTAGGAGATCCATCAATGTCTTTTCTGAACTCATAAGTCCTATCGGTAAATGCATAATTATAACCGAACAATCCACCCAACACTTCAGCACTGGCGGCAGCTAAAGCAGCCGGACTGGAAGAATACTCAGGAGTAGCAGTTGGATTGATAAGGGATAAAAAGTCATTGTCGATGTATTGACGAATGTAAGTTTCAGGTCTTACTGTATTGTATGTGTATTTAGTTTTCCAAGCCATAACAGTTGCGTCATGGAGGGTAATGCCCAACTTCATAAATGCGAACGCACAAAAGCCAAGGTCCTTATTTTCTGTATTCAGTATCTGAGCCAAAATTGACATCAGGTGTCCAGCAGGTGTGATGCTGTTGTCTTGCTCATCATTCCAATATTTAACCATAATCTCTTCCTGACGGCTTAGGTTTTCTACTCTATTGCGAACTTCCAATGCGTAAGCATAAAAAGAGGATGATTTGTCTTCACTAAAATTAGGCGGAGCAATCATCTCTGCTTTGATGGTGTGGTATGCAAGAAAAGTTCTTACCTGTCCCCAGTAAGGCTGGAGTGGCTTGCGAATTTTATTAGAAGTTGGTGACCAAAAGCCTTGGCCGTTAGGTCCGGTATAATTGCTTGGGTAATTATTCAAGAAAGCATCCTCCTGATTGTCTGTTCTGGAATAATTATAGATGGCGGAAGCCTGAGCAGCGCCATAGGCCATGGAGGATTCTGCCACCGCTTTGGTAACATTGGGAAGAATGGCATTCTGGTACTTATTGTATAACTTTTCTATAGCTTCCAAACCTGCAGGGCTTGAATTCCTATAAATCATTTTGTACAAATGATACATGCTTTCATTAAAAGCCAGCCCCCAATCCAGGTTACCAGAATTAACATCATGCATGGTACCAGGTGTAAATCCGGCAAGTTTACCCTGCATGGATTTGTAATCTTTCATACCGGGAACCAAAACTTCATACATGCCCAATCCGATATAAGCAAAAGCTCTGGCAGCAACAGGAACGGTGAAACCGGGAGTCTCTTTTGTTAACTCAAGAGACAGATTCATCCATTCGGTAGAAATCTGACCTTTTTCATTGGAAAGTTTGTTAACGAGCGCCACATCAACAGTCGCATCATCTTTAACGCAGGAGGGTAAGAAAAACAAGCATGCGAGGGAGCATACCATTAATTTTCTTGCAGTTGAAAGAAATTGCCTCATGTTTTTTAGATTTTATAGTTTTCAAATTCAATTAATCTAACGCTAAATCCAATTACGGAAATAGCAACATGATTGCGGCATTAGATCGGAATCGATCTAAAGAAACAAAGGGAAGAATACAGCACAAATATAGAAAGCCCTTTTTGATTATCCAAATATTGTCAAGTCTTTTTTTAAAAAATCAGGGTTTCCCCCTACTAATTAGGTGATAAATATATTACATATAATTATATGCTTTAAAGTTTGATTTACTGTAATTTAAACAAATAAATCCCTTTTAATAAGTCGAAAGGACTTCAGACGAAAATTTGTTAAATACATGCTTTTTTCTTATATATTATATTGATATATATTGAATAACACATTATACTTATATATAATATATAATTTGACAAAAAATAATTAAAATAAATTTAAATTATTAAACTGCCATCGTCATCCTTTTATAAATCAGCCATAAATGACATATGAATTGAAAGGATCTACGGACCAATTCTACCTCGTCGTCGGCAAAGGGCTTTACTTTTCTACCAATAATTTGAATTTGGTGTAGCTGAAACCGGTGGAAGTGTTGGCAAGGATGTCCAGATCCACCGTTTGAGGTCCCGATTTGTCTTTGGAATTGTACTTGATCTTAATTGAACTTCTTTGTCCGGGCTTTACAGGCAGTCTTGTATAATCCAGTGTGGTACATTCGCAGGCAGTGATTAATTCAATCTTCAAGTCAGCCTGGCCTGAATTGGTAAAATAGATTACCTTCTCCAGCACCTCTCCCTGGCGGATGGTTCCGAAATCATAGCTGCTGGAATCAAATTCAATTTTGGCAACTGCTATAATCGTATCGGCAGGA is a window of Candidatus Vicinibacter affinis DNA encoding:
- a CDS encoding glycosyltransferase family 2 protein; the protein is MISSTPLSAVVICFNEEEIISSCLNALLRVADEIVVLDSFSTDKTPEICRSKGVRFYQQKFIDYGSQKQDAVKLCRFDHILSVDADEILDEELVAAILGEKQKGLASCYILNRKTYYCGQWIRHCGWYPDLKIRLWHKAHAHWNQNKLHEVVDLIDPNAKPLKLNGHIDHYSYRTVSDHVFQLENFANLFAEDYFAKGIKSSFAKKFFSPVWKFFKMYIFKAGVLDGKYGFLICKRSAYGVYLKYKRLELLQLTKKQKLS
- a CDS encoding HYR domain-containing protein, giving the protein MQKYFIPPYLFGLSLLLTLMFNQHVISQPLSPKILSAPDVSIRLLDCTSPPVIQCPTDLTLCPGATEDPAATGCAKAFPPSNQCNPPLVAFVDRVISSGPCQGEKTIQRIWTATDVDNPSLRSFCIQYLRFEDKSPPAFIHCPKDTSVLSNDKCVALFQWNPPAVFDNCGSVCLTSSHPVGSLFKEGPTVITYTANDACGNISTCSFTITVIPQCCLQNPILTCPGNFTACPDSPIDPGTTGRAIAEPGSQHCARPLLSFSDDTLSSALCSLIIARTWTAWDPNKPELRSSCVQNIELKDVSPPNIVCPQSITVNSEPDCFATVSWNNPQTSDNCTMVSLVSSHGNRARFPIGTTTVYYTATDGCGNVSGCQFNVTVEANCCNKPPVITCPADFYNCPQGIDPLVTGKATAAPGQVGCPQPVVSYKDDTLYHQSCSLRVIRTWIATDPVQSNLTASCEQIINLKDDQAPSITCPANITVQSGPDCTGSAFWSDPSTSDNCSSVRLSGSHGNGTSGFPIGVTNIYYTAFDACGNSANCSFTVTVEANCCNKPPVITCPADFYNCPQGIDPQVTGKATAVPGQAGCPQPVISYKDDTLYHQSCSLRVIRTWIATDPVQSNLTASCEQIINLKDDQAPSITCPANITVQSGPDCTGSAFWSDPSTSDNCSSVRLSGSHGNGTSGFPIGVTNIYYTAFDACGNSANCSFTVTVEANCCNKPPVITCPADFYNCPQGIDPQVTGQATAVPGLAGCPQPVISYKDDTLYHQSCSLRVIRTWIATDPVQHNLTASCEQIINLKDDQAPSITCPANITVQSGPDCTGTATWNDPSTSDNCSAVTLSGSHGNGSSGFPIGVTNIFYTAFDACGNFSNCSFTVTVEANCCNKPPVINCPADFYNCPQGIDPQVTGQATAIAGTPQCPDPILSFKDDTVFNQSCSLRVIRTWTAIDPIQSNLITRCEQIINLKDDQAPSINCPANITVQSGPDCTGTATWNDPSTSDNCSTVTLSGSHGNGSTGFPIGTTTIYYTAFDACNNSSNCSFTVTVELNCCNKPPVLTCPADFESCPGSIEPSRTGQAFAQKAHPTCGDPIISFKDQIVFQQACSLRIIRTWYATDPDKSELKDSCQQNIDLKDDHLPAISNCPTDITVDPNYNCEAFPTWVIPTASDNCALVNFNGSHRPGEIMPSGKTTVIYTATDACGLLSTCSFVVTVTENCCNRPPVMICPDNYVACPGTATDTSVTGVPTVTAGKSSCLNPVVSYHDNVISRGPCNGAILIERTWRAVDPNLSNLFAECTQRIELKDDVPPRFTSTPSNITVDAQGDCEVPVNWLAPVATDNCGLASLTSNIPSGSNFNEGTTSVTYTATDLCGNTSSTTFTITVKGAVIGINCPNDTLVFRTNPYLNGAYVNWPLPHVNYCNPCQGNINGFIYMGEYNGSRYFCSKGPENWETAKIICDINGGKLAVINDHDENQFIASKLAGQTAWIGGSDARSEGRFDWIDNSPFIYSNWLPGQPNNFGPNEDFIELAPDGTWNDQNGDESREFVLEMPCYELKQIKGPKRGGLVNCGTNTISYVATKDGQSDTCSFVVRVNCDSLTTYCNNKAQFSNLMWIKKVKFADIDNTSGDDHGYRFFNNPCGNLRAGETYSLCVTPGYLTNSYNVYWKIWIDYNADGVFHNITELVTYGYGNTTMCANLKMPGGFVRANVRMRVAMSYGAYPADPCSPILYGEIEDYCFNLLPPTNFGGSTPESLEIQSTELKCAENCESQSPVELDLRSVESELFGNQGEFFIIPNPANSEVILKTIADKAKSMVIFDAQGKNVWKKIQPSTEAETINTSTWAEGLYHITVEFKNGHKTSKRFVVQH
- a CDS encoding DUF1573 domain-containing protein, translated to MPAVQKEQANPPADTIIAVAKIEFDSSSYDFGTIRQGEVLEKVIYFTNSGQADLKIELITACECTTLDYTRLPVKPGQRSSIKIKYNSKDKSGPQTVDLDILANTSTGFSYTKFKLLVEK